Genomic segment of Myxococcus stipitatus:
GCGCCTGACCGATACCGGGAGGGTGACCGTCAGGGTCGACCCGGTGCCGGATGCCCCCATCGCGGTCGCCGATACCTTGTCGACGCCCGAGGACTCCGTGCTGGTCATCCAGGACGCCACGCTCCTCGCCAACGACACGGATGCCGACGGCGATGCCCTGAGCGTGGTGTCCGTCCACGGGCCCACGCGAGGCTTCCTGGAGCGGGCCGACGGCCGCACCACCTTCACCCCCGACGCGAACTTCTTCGGGACGGTGACGTTCGAGTACCTGGTCAGCGACGGGATTCGCAACGGCATTGCGACAGTGACTGTCGTGGTCCAGCCCGTGAACGATGCCCCCGTCGCGGCGGAGGATGCCGTGAGCATGGAGGAGGATGTCGTGCGGGTCATCCCGACGACCACGCTCCTCGCCAACGACACCGATGTCGAGGGTGACACGCTCTCGGTGACAGGTGTCGGCTCGACGACCCATGGCTCCGTGACGTTGGCTGGCGGCAACGTCACCTTCACCCCGGACGAGAACTACTTCGGGGAGGCGAGCTTCGCGTACACGGTCAGCGACGGGGACCGCACCAGCACCACGCGGGTGGCGCTCACGGTCAACTCCGTGAGTGACACGCCCGTTGCCGTCGCGGACGTCGCGTACACGAAGAAGAACACCGGGATGTTCATTCGCAGAGAGGCTCTCACCGCGAACGACCTCAATGTGGACGGGGGGGCGCTGGTGGTCAGCGCCGTGCGCAACGCGACCCATTGCCGCGTGAAGATCGACGGGGGCGACATCGACTTCACCCCAGAGGCGAACTTCACCGGCCAGGCGACCTTCGAGTACACCCTGCGGAACTGGACCGGCGGCACGAGCACCGCGGTGGTGACCGTCATCGTGAGCGAGCCCCCTGTCGCCGTCGACGATGCCGCGAGCACGGACGAGGACACCGTGCTGGTCATTCCGTCCGCCACGCTCCTCGCCAATGACACCGATGCCGATGGCGATGACCTCTTCGTGGAGTCCGTCCTCCCGGCCACCCATGGCCGCGTCGCGCTGGCCGGCGGCAACGTCACCTTCACCCCGGAGGAGAACTACTTCGGGCCGGCGACGTTCCAATACCAGGTCAGCGACGGGCGCTACACCCACGCCGCGACGGTGACTGTCACCGTCCGCCCGGTGAATGACGCGCCCAGGGGCAACGCGGATTCAGCGGTCGCCAGCAGGGACGTCGAGCTGCGCATCCCGGTGTCGACGCTCCTCTTCAATGACCGCGACCAGGAGGGGGATTCGATGACGGTGAGCCAGGTGGCGAATGCCCACAACGGCACAGTGGTGCTCGACGGTCTCCACGTGCGGTTCACTCCGGCGCCCGGCTTCGTGGGCACCGCGAGCTTCGAGTACCACGTGTCGGACGTCCACGGTGCGACCGGGATGGGCTCCGTCTCCGTGCGGGTCCGTGACTACGCCTTGCAGTCGGTCTCCGCCGGGGGGCGGCACACCTGCGCGCTCTTCGCGGATGGACGCGTGAAGTGCTGGGGGGAGAACAGCGAGGGGCAGCTCGGACTCGAGGACACGCGTGACAGAGGCAACAGCGACAATCAAATGGGCAGCCTCCTCCCCTTCGTCCACCTTGGTGCGGGGCAGCGCGTGAAGGCGCTGAGCCCCGGTGGGCACTTCTCCTGTGCGCTGTTCGAGAGTGGCGGGGTCAAGTGCTGGGGGGACAACGCGTATGGACAGCTCGGGCTCGGAGACGAGTCGCGGCGCGGAGATGCTCCAGGGGAGATGGGGGATTCGCTGCCTTGGGTGGACCTCGGCACGGGGCGGACCGCGAAGACACTCGTCAGCGGCCCGGACCACGCGTGCGCCATCCTCGACAATGGCGAGGTGAAGTGCTGGGGCGCCAACTTCCTGGGCCGGCTCGGGCTCGGCGACATGGAGGACCGAGGCGATGGTCCGGGGGAGATGGGCGATGCGCTGCCCTCCGTGAGCCTCGGCACGGGGCGGACCGCGAAGGCGCTCGTCGCGGGGGTGGCCCATACGTGCGCGCTCCTGGATGACGACTCCGTCAAGTGCTGGGGGGACAACCAGTTTGGCCAGCTCGGGCTCGGACACAGGTCGCGCCACGGAGATGCTCCGGGGGGGATGGGGGACGCGCTGCCCTCCGTGAGCCTCGGCACGGGGCGGACCGCGAAGGCACTCGCCGCCCGTGGACGCTCCACGTGTGCGCTCCTCGATGACGGCTCCATCAAGTGCTGGGGTCTCAACATGTCTGGGCAGCTCGGGCTGGGTGAGCAGTCGAACCGCGGAGATGCACCAGGGGAGATGGGGGACGGACTGCCTTCCGTCCAAATGGGGACGGGGCGGACCGCGCTGGCGGTCACCGCCGGGGAGAACTCCGTCTGCGCGCTCCTGGATGACGGCTCCGTCAAGTGCTGGGGTGGCAACACCTGGGGCCAGCTGGGGCTCGGCCATACGATTCCTCAGGGACTCGTGCCGAGCCAGATGGGCGACGGACTGCCTCCGGTCAGCCTGGGGGCGGGCCATACTGTGACGGCCCTCGTGGTAGGCGAGTCTCATGTGTGCGCCACGTTCGACGAAGGCAGCCTCAAGTGCTGGGGCCCCAACTACTTTGGCCAGCTCGGGCTTGGCGACAGGGAGCCCCGGGGAGACAACCCGGGGGAGATGGGCGAGGCCCTCCCCCTCGTTGATCTCTAGAACGGGTGGGCGGAGCCGGCCTCGAAACGCCGGCTCCGTCACCCCGAGGACCTAGCGCTCCGCACGCTTCTTCGTCGGATGACGGGCGAGGAAGTCACGGATGAGCTCGGCCATCTGCGCTCCATGCGTCTCGAGCGCGAAGTGGCCTGTGTCCAGCATGTGGACCTCCGCCTTCGGGTTGTCACGCAGGTAGGGGGCCGCACCCGCCGCGACGAAGATTTCGTCGTTCTTGCCCCACATCACGAGCGTCGGCGGGCGGTGGTTGCGGAAGTACTCCTGCCACTGCGGATACAGGGGCGGGTTGGTGCGGTAGTCGTAGAAGAGGTCCAGTTGGATGTCGGCGTTGCCCGGCCGGTCCAGCAGGGCCTGGTCGTGCGTCCACGCATCAGGGCTCACCAGCGACGTGTCGGGCACGCCGTTCGTGTACTGCCACTTCGTGGCCTTCGAGGACGTCAGCCAGCGCAGCGCCTCGCGGTTCGCCGGAGTGGGCTCGCGCCAGTAGGTCTTGATGGGGTCCCAGAACCCCGCGAGGCCCTCGTCGTAGGCGTTGCCGTTCTGGACAATCAGCGCGGTGACCCGCTCCGGGTGCCGGGTCGCGACGCGGAAGCCGACGGGCGCGCCGTAGTCCATGACGTAGAGCGCGTACCGCTGCACGCCCAGCTGCTCGGTCAGCTTCTCCACGAGGGTGGCGTAGCGGTCGAACGTGTAGTCGAAGGTTCCCCGCTGCGGGGCCGCGCTCTGCCCGAAGCCCGGGTAGTCCGGCGCGATGACGCGGTACCGGTCCGCGAGCGCGGGGATGAGGTTGCGGAACATGTGGCTGGACGTGGGGAAGCCGTGGAGCAGCAGCAGCGCGGGGGCGTCCTTGGGGCCCGCCTCCCGGTAGAAGACCTCCACTCCGTCGATGGCCGTGGTGCGGTAGCGCACCTGGACGTCCGCGCGCCGCTTTTCGGCGGTGGGCGCGGTGGGCGCGGCCTGAGCGGAGGAGAGAGACGCCAGGGAGAGGGCGGCCGCGGTCAGCAGGCCGAAGGTACGACGCGTCGGAAGAACGTTCTGCGAGGAAGACATGGTCAACTCCGGGGTGAAGCTCATTGGACCGAGCGTTCGGTACATAAAGACCCCGAATTTCCACCGCAACACTCGTTGGAGAATGTCCCTTGAGCGCCGGGTGTTGGGACGTTAGTTTGTACCGAAAGGTACAGAGAGGTCACCCATGCCAGCTCCACTCATGTCCCGTGAGGAGATTGTCGCGCGGCTGCTCGAAATCTTCCGCGAGCGCGGCTACGACGGCACGAGCCTGACGGATGTGTCGGCCGCCACCAGCCTCGGCAAGTCGAGCCTCTACCACCACTTCCCGGGCGGAAAGCAGGACATGGGGGTGGCGGTGCTCGAGGAGGCGGGGGCCTGGCTCGAGCGCGAAATCGTGGGCGCACTGAGCGCGGAGCGTCCCCCCCTCCGTCGCCTCGACGCCATGTTCGCGGCCGTGCGCTCCTTCTATGGCGGAGGCAGTCGGCCCTGCATCCTGGGGGCGCTCGTGACGGGGAGCGCACGCAAGGTGTTCCTGCCCGAGCTGACCCAGGCCTTCCGGCGGTGGATGCAGGCGCTCACCGACATGCTGACGGAGGCCGGCGTCGGCGCGGCCACCGCGCGAGAGCTCGCCGAGGACCTCGTGGTTTCGGTGCAGGGCGCGCTCATCGTCTCGCGCGGCACCGATGACGCGGACGTCTTCGGGGACACGCTGCGGCGCCAGCATGCGCGTCTGAAGGCCGCGCTGGACGCCGCGCAGCGCTGAGGGGGCCCCAAGGCCGCTGCGGGAGGTATCCTGGCGGCGCCGTCCCCAGGGCCCGATGACTCATCGAGAGGACACATCATGGAACTCCGACGCCTCTCCGCGCCCGCCTGGTCGGCGTTCAAGTCCTGGCTGCTCAAGTTGAAGGGCGTTCCCGTCGCCCACCTCCGGCTCCTGACGGGCGGCTGTCCGGCGGAGGAGCTGCCCGCGCTCGCGAAGGAGCTCCGGCGCGTGCGGGCCGACTTCCAGAAGCGCCCCAACGAAGTCTCCGCTCCCGCGGACGAGCGCCTCCGGGCGGACTACGCGGCGCTCGGGGTGCCCTGGTCCGCATGGGGAGAGGTGGCGCGCGAGGTCCAGCGCGACTTGAAGCGCCAGCGGTACGCGCGCTGGACGGGCGTGGATGCACTCGAGTTCCCCGAGGGGCCTTCCACCGTGGACCTGGTGACGCTCGTGCTGTTCGGTGGTGTGGAGCAGGCACGTCCCCATCTGCTGCGCCGCGCGTCGCTCGCCGCGGGCTCGCTGGAGGCGCTGTGGTGCCGCTGGCTCGCAGGGGAGGCCCTCGAACCGGAGACGCTGCGCTCGTTCGCGGGGGCGCCCGAGCGACTCGCCGAGCCTCTCTACTCTCCCGGCCTCGAGGAGGTGCTGCCGCTGTTCTTCGTCGAGCCCGACATCACCCGTGCCGGGCGCGCGCTCGAGGTCGCCTCGGCACAGCGGGAACCGACGTGGGGGGACTTCCTGCGCGCCCTGCTCGGCCTGTGGCGCGGGGACACCTCGGTGGAGGAGGTGGGGGCGCGCTTCGAGCGTGGCGTCGCGGCCATTCCACCCTCCGCTGTCACCCAGCTGCTCGCGCCCGCCTATCTGTATGGCCGATACCTCGAGGCGCTTCCGCCGCATGTCCTGCTGGAGCGGATGGGGTCGTGTCTCGAGCGCATCGACGCGCCCGCCCGGGTTGCCGATGTCCAGCCCGTCATGGAGGTCCTCGTGGCTCTCGAGGCCCTGACGGCGATGGGGTTGGGGCTCCGCGTGGAGCAGTCACCTGGGGATGTCCTCCTCTCCGCCCAGGCGCCGGAGACCGGGGGCTCGGACGAGTTCCTGTAGCGCCGTCACAGCGGAGCGTGCATCGCGCGCTCGAGGAGCAGGTCATGACCATCACCATCACCGCCTTTGAACGCTCGCCGGACCGCGGCAGAGGCCTGGCTCGGGACATGCGGGTGCGCTGGGCGCTGGAGGAGGTGGGCCAGCCCTACGAAGTCCGCCTGCTGTCGTTCGAGGCGATGAAGGAGCCCGCGCACAAGGCGCTGCATCCGTTCGGTCAGATACCGACCTACGAGGAGGGCGAGCTCACCCTGTTCGAGTCGGGTGCCATCGTCTTCCGCATCGCGGAGCGCCATGCCGGCCTGCTGCCGGACGATGCGAATGGTCGCGCGCGCGTGGTCGCGTGGATGTTCGCGTCGCTCAACACGGTCGAGCCGCCCATCTTCGACCGCAGCCTGGTGACGATTCTCGAGCGCGACCAGCCTTGGTACGAGCATCGCCTGCGCGCGCTGGACACCCTCATCCGGAAGCGGCTGGAGGACCTGTCCGCGCGCCTCGGTGACGCCGAGTGGCTCGACGGTGCCTTCAGCGCGGCCGACATCCTCATGGTGACGGTGCTGCGCAGGATTCAGGGCGTGGGCATTCTCGAGGCGCATCCGAACCTCGTCGCCTATGTCGCGCGCGCCGAAGCACGGCCCGCCTACCAGCGCGCGTTCGCCGCGCAGCTCGCGGTGTTCAACGCCGCCTCATCGACCTCGTGACGGTGCGCGGTGCGCTTCCCTCGACGGAACGGGGGGGAGCGCCAATACTGCTGGCATGCTCACGCTCTACGGCTTTGGCCGCGTCAATTCGAAGGTGGTGGGGTTCACTCGTGACTTGCGTGTCCTGTGGGCGCTGGAGGAGCTCGGGCTGCCCTATCAGGTGCACGGGGTGGATCACCCCTCGGGAGAGCTGAGGGGAGATGCGTTCCTGCGGATGAATCCCTTCGCCCAGGTGCCGGTGCTCGACGACAACGGCTTCGTGCTCACCGAGTCGGCGGCGATCCTCCTGTACCTCGCGGAGAAGACGGGCCGGCTGAT
This window contains:
- a CDS encoding TetR/AcrR family transcriptional regulator, which gives rise to MPAPLMSREEIVARLLEIFRERGYDGTSLTDVSAATSLGKSSLYHHFPGGKQDMGVAVLEEAGAWLEREIVGALSAERPPLRRLDAMFAAVRSFYGGGSRPCILGALVTGSARKVFLPELTQAFRRWMQALTDMLTEAGVGAATARELAEDLVVSVQGALIVSRGTDDADVFGDTLRRQHARLKAALDAAQR
- a CDS encoding alpha/beta hydrolase; the encoded protein is MSSSQNVLPTRRTFGLLTAAALSLASLSSAQAAPTAPTAEKRRADVQVRYRTTAIDGVEVFYREAGPKDAPALLLLHGFPTSSHMFRNLIPALADRYRVIAPDYPGFGQSAAPQRGTFDYTFDRYATLVEKLTEQLGVQRYALYVMDYGAPVGFRVATRHPERVTALIVQNGNAYDEGLAGFWDPIKTYWREPTPANREALRWLTSSKATKWQYTNGVPDTSLVSPDAWTHDQALLDRPGNADIQLDLFYDYRTNPPLYPQWQEYFRNHRPPTLVMWGKNDEIFVAAGAAPYLRDNPKAEVHMLDTGHFALETHGAQMAELIRDFLARHPTKKRAER
- a CDS encoding glutathione S-transferase family protein; this encodes MTITITAFERSPDRGRGLARDMRVRWALEEVGQPYEVRLLSFEAMKEPAHKALHPFGQIPTYEEGELTLFESGAIVFRIAERHAGLLPDDANGRARVVAWMFASLNTVEPPIFDRSLVTILERDQPWYEHRLRALDTLIRKRLEDLSARLGDAEWLDGAFSAADILMVTVLRRIQGVGILEAHPNLVAYVARAEARPAYQRAFAAQLAVFNAASSTS
- a CDS encoding cadherin-like domain-containing protein; translated protein: MRGSILLVAVVLAAWGCGEKSREETPPPKNVPPSAHEDVVTTLEDFPLVILGTSLVSNDVDADGDPLRVDSVGAATHGRVTLLPDGSIVFTPEADFSGTATFEYLVGDGRLTDTGRVTVRVDPVPDAPIAVADTLSTPEDSVLVIQDATLLANDTDADGDALSVVSVHGPTRGFLERADGRTTFTPDANFFGTVTFEYLVSDGIRNGIATVTVVVQPVNDAPVAAEDAVSMEEDVVRVIPTTTLLANDTDVEGDTLSVTGVGSTTHGSVTLAGGNVTFTPDENYFGEASFAYTVSDGDRTSTTRVALTVNSVSDTPVAVADVAYTKKNTGMFIRREALTANDLNVDGGALVVSAVRNATHCRVKIDGGDIDFTPEANFTGQATFEYTLRNWTGGTSTAVVTVIVSEPPVAVDDAASTDEDTVLVIPSATLLANDTDADGDDLFVESVLPATHGRVALAGGNVTFTPEENYFGPATFQYQVSDGRYTHAATVTVTVRPVNDAPRGNADSAVASRDVELRIPVSTLLFNDRDQEGDSMTVSQVANAHNGTVVLDGLHVRFTPAPGFVGTASFEYHVSDVHGATGMGSVSVRVRDYALQSVSAGGRHTCALFADGRVKCWGENSEGQLGLEDTRDRGNSDNQMGSLLPFVHLGAGQRVKALSPGGHFSCALFESGGVKCWGDNAYGQLGLGDESRRGDAPGEMGDSLPWVDLGTGRTAKTLVSGPDHACAILDNGEVKCWGANFLGRLGLGDMEDRGDGPGEMGDALPSVSLGTGRTAKALVAGVAHTCALLDDDSVKCWGDNQFGQLGLGHRSRHGDAPGGMGDALPSVSLGTGRTAKALAARGRSTCALLDDGSIKCWGLNMSGQLGLGEQSNRGDAPGEMGDGLPSVQMGTGRTALAVTAGENSVCALLDDGSVKCWGGNTWGQLGLGHTIPQGLVPSQMGDGLPPVSLGAGHTVTALVVGESHVCATFDEGSLKCWGPNYFGQLGLGDREPRGDNPGEMGEALPLVDL